A genomic segment from Bradyrhizobium sp. ISRA430 encodes:
- the ccoO gene encoding cytochrome-c oxidase, cbb3-type subunit II: MSFWKRHQIFEKNSIILITGILLVIAIGGLVEITPLFYLKSTIEVVDGVRPYTPLELAGRNIYVREGCYLCHSQMIRPLRDEVERYGHFSLAAESMYDHPFQWGSKRTGPDLARVGAKYSDDWHVAHLTNPRAIVPRSVMPGYPFLADNEIDPSTIADHMRALRTIGVPYSDDQIANAAADMKAQDDPDNAGSDGFAKRYAKASVRNFDGKPGLPTEMDALIAYLQMLGTLIEFKLYNEKANLR, from the coding sequence ATGTCGTTCTGGAAGCGTCATCAAATCTTTGAAAAGAATTCGATCATTCTCATTACCGGCATCCTGCTGGTGATTGCCATCGGCGGCCTCGTCGAGATCACACCCCTTTTCTACCTCAAGAGCACCATCGAGGTGGTCGACGGCGTGAGACCCTACACGCCGCTCGAGCTCGCCGGGCGCAACATCTATGTCCGGGAGGGCTGCTATCTATGCCACTCCCAGATGATCCGCCCGCTGCGTGATGAAGTCGAGCGTTACGGTCACTTCTCGCTCGCCGCTGAGAGCATGTACGACCACCCGTTCCAATGGGGCTCGAAGCGGACGGGGCCGGATCTCGCCCGCGTCGGCGCCAAATATTCGGATGACTGGCACGTGGCCCACCTGACCAACCCGCGCGCCATCGTGCCGCGATCGGTGATGCCGGGCTATCCGTTCCTCGCCGACAACGAGATCGATCCGAGCACCATCGCCGACCACATGCGCGCCTTGCGGACCATCGGGGTGCCCTACAGCGATGATCAAATCGCGAATGCGGCAGCTGACATGAAAGCCCAGGACGACCCAGACAATGCGGGCAGCGATGGCTTCGCCAAGCGATACGCCAAGGCGTCGGTCCGTAATTTTGACGGCAAGCCGGGCCTGCCGACGGAGATGGATGCGCTCATAGCGTACCTGCAGATGCTCGGCACGCTAATCGAATTCAAGCTTTACAACGAAAAAGCCAACCTTCGCTGA
- a CDS encoding cbb3-type cytochrome c oxidase subunit 3 yields MKAILTVHNLASDLVTTIWTPAFVAIFLAITAYAFWPRKKAEFDEAAKLPLREE; encoded by the coding sequence ATGAAGGCGATTTTGACGGTCCATAACCTTGCGTCAGATCTCGTGACCACAATCTGGACGCCGGCTTTTGTGGCGATCTTCCTTGCGATCACCGCATATGCGTTCTGGCCCCGCAAAAAGGCGGAGTTTGACGAGGCCGCCAAACTGCCGTTGCGGGAGGAGTAG
- the ccoP gene encoding cytochrome-c oxidase, cbb3-type subunit III: MSDHSEFDSLSRRSTTGHEWDGIKELDTPMPRWWVITFYLTILWAIGYWIVYPAWPLISGSTIGMFGYSTRADVGVELANLEQVRGDKMAALGAASLVEIENDPALLALARAKGKTVFGDNCAPCHGSGGTGAKGYPNLNDDDWLWGGTLEQIMQTIQYGARSGHAKAHEGQMLAFGKDGVLKQDEIVSVANYVRSLAGLPIRDKVDVTKGAKIFVDNCIACHGDGGKGNQELGAPNLTDAIWLYGSDEATLIETISNGRAGVMPAWEARLDPATIKAMTVYVHSLGGGK; encoded by the coding sequence ATGTCCGATCACAGTGAATTTGACTCTCTCTCGAGAAGATCTACGACCGGGCATGAATGGGACGGCATCAAGGAGCTGGACACGCCGATGCCCCGCTGGTGGGTGATCACGTTCTATCTCACCATTTTGTGGGCGATCGGCTATTGGATCGTGTATCCGGCCTGGCCGCTGATCTCCGGCAGCACGATCGGTATGTTCGGCTATTCGACCCGGGCTGACGTCGGAGTCGAGCTCGCCAATCTCGAGCAGGTGCGTGGTGACAAGATGGCGGCGCTCGGCGCGGCTTCGCTCGTCGAGATCGAGAACGATCCGGCGTTGCTTGCGCTGGCGCGCGCCAAGGGCAAGACAGTATTCGGCGACAATTGCGCGCCGTGCCACGGCAGCGGCGGTACGGGCGCGAAGGGATACCCTAACCTGAACGACGACGACTGGCTTTGGGGTGGGACGCTCGAGCAGATCATGCAGACGATCCAGTACGGCGCGCGGTCCGGCCATGCCAAGGCGCACGAAGGCCAGATGCTCGCCTTCGGCAAGGATGGCGTTCTGAAGCAGGATGAGATCGTGTCAGTCGCCAATTACGTTCGCTCGCTGGCCGGACTTCCGATCCGCGACAAAGTTGATGTGACAAAGGGCGCGAAGATCTTCGTAGACAATTGTATCGCCTGTCATGGCGACGGCGGTAAAGGAAATCAGGAGCTTGGTGCGCCGAACCTGACGGACGCGATCTGGCTCTATGGCTCGGATGAGGCAACTCTGATCGAAACCATCAGCAACGGTCGTGCTGGCGTAATGCCCGCATGGGAAGCACGGCTTGACCCCGCAACGATCAAAGCAATGACTGTCTACGTCCACTCGCTGGGCGGCGGCAAGTAG
- a CDS encoding FixH family protein translates to MSSTASKPLTGFKVLLILIAFFGVVIGANVTVVKLAIATLPGADVESPYAAGLAYEKEIKQARDQAARNWQVEANVRRDLDGSATIQIEARDANKRPVTGLKFEGSLERPTDKRGDLSLAFAEIGIGVYRARVASVASGQWDLVLEIDASGTRVFQSRNRMILK, encoded by the coding sequence ATGTCGTCCACAGCATCGAAACCCCTGACCGGTTTCAAGGTCTTGCTGATCCTCATCGCATTCTTTGGGGTAGTGATCGGCGCCAATGTCACGGTGGTGAAGCTTGCGATTGCGACGCTTCCCGGCGCCGATGTGGAGAGCCCTTATGCGGCGGGCTTGGCCTACGAAAAGGAGATCAAGCAGGCACGCGACCAGGCAGCGCGCAACTGGCAGGTTGAGGCGAATGTTCGGCGCGATCTCGATGGCAGCGCGACGATCCAGATCGAGGCACGGGACGCGAATAAGCGGCCAGTCACCGGACTGAAGTTTGAAGGCAGCCTGGAGCGCCCGACCGACAAGCGCGGCGATCTGTCACTCGCGTTTGCCGAGATCGGCATCGGCGTCTACCGCGCCAGGGTTGCCTCCGTGGCCTCGGGCCAGTGGGACCTCGTGCTCGAGATTGATGCGAGCGGTACGCGCGTGTTCCAGTCGCGCAACCGCATGATCCTGAAGTAG
- a CDS encoding cation-translocating P-type ATPase gives MQITRDFSHFVREAGPGVQHMDLAVEGIHCTGCMGKIERGLSAMPNVTLARVNLTDRRVALEWKQGTIDPARFIDRLEELGYKAYPYETASVEAADVEQSRFLLRCLGVAAFASMNVMMLSIPVWSGNVGDMLPEQRDFFHWLSALITLPAAAYAGQPFFRSAWRALSAKRTNMDVPISIGVVLALGMSVVETFNHAEHAYFDAAIMLLTFLLVGRVLDQNMRRRTRAVAGNLAALKADTAAKFVGSGGISQVPVAAIRPGDIVLLRPGERCAVDGTVIEGRSEIDQSLITGETLYVTAEQGTAVYAGSMNISGTLRVRVSAASEATLLAEITRLLDNALQARSRYTQIADRVSRLYAPVVHATALLTILGGVVFGASWHDATVTGIAVLIITCPCALGLAIPTVQTIASGAMFKSGVLLNSGDAIERLAAADHVIFDKTGTLTQPDLVMVSADSIPGAILGLAGRLALSSHHPVAAAVARTTGAKSPIVAAVEEPGQGVRATHDGMEIRLGRPSFCGAELLATRRGDLDPEASVVAFSNGAQKYILSVRQALRPDAKPVVSALQSRGMGVEILSGDHETAVQATALALGIPEWRAGVTPADKIARVEELKGRGMKVLMVGDGMNDAPSLAAAHVSVSPISAAHLSQATADLVFLGKSLAPVFAAIDLSRKALHLMRQNLWLAIGYNFLAVPIAISGAVTPLIAAAAMSGSSILVTLNALRARSASRRIT, from the coding sequence ATGCAGATCACGCGCGACTTCTCGCACTTCGTCCGGGAGGCGGGACCCGGCGTGCAGCATATGGATCTCGCCGTCGAAGGCATTCATTGCACCGGCTGCATGGGTAAGATCGAGCGCGGCCTGTCGGCGATGCCCAACGTGACGCTCGCGCGCGTCAACCTGACCGATCGTCGCGTTGCGCTCGAATGGAAGCAGGGCACGATTGATCCTGCGCGCTTCATCGACCGCCTCGAAGAGCTCGGCTACAAGGCTTATCCGTACGAGACCGCCAGCGTCGAGGCGGCTGATGTTGAACAATCCCGATTCCTTTTACGATGCCTAGGCGTCGCAGCGTTCGCCAGTATGAATGTCATGATGCTGTCGATCCCGGTGTGGTCCGGCAATGTCGGCGACATGCTGCCTGAGCAGCGTGACTTCTTCCACTGGTTGTCTGCGCTGATCACGCTGCCGGCGGCCGCCTATGCCGGCCAACCCTTCTTCCGTTCCGCCTGGCGTGCGTTGTCAGCGAAGCGCACAAATATGGATGTGCCGATCTCGATCGGCGTTGTCCTCGCACTCGGGATGTCCGTGGTCGAAACGTTCAACCATGCCGAGCACGCCTATTTCGATGCGGCGATCATGCTCCTGACCTTCCTGCTGGTCGGTCGCGTCCTCGACCAGAACATGCGGCGGCGAACCCGAGCCGTGGCCGGCAATCTGGCTGCGCTGAAGGCCGACACCGCCGCGAAGTTCGTCGGATCGGGCGGGATCTCCCAGGTGCCGGTTGCAGCCATTCGTCCGGGCGACATCGTCCTGTTGCGGCCGGGTGAGCGCTGCGCCGTCGACGGTACCGTGATCGAGGGACGCTCGGAGATCGACCAGAGCCTGATCACCGGCGAGACGCTCTATGTTACGGCGGAGCAGGGGACAGCGGTCTATGCCGGCTCCATGAACATATCCGGGACATTACGCGTGCGGGTTTCGGCAGCATCCGAAGCCACCTTGCTCGCGGAAATCACACGGCTGCTCGACAATGCGCTGCAGGCGCGCTCTCGCTATACGCAGATCGCGGATCGCGTATCGCGGCTTTATGCGCCGGTGGTTCACGCCACTGCGCTTCTCACCATCCTCGGCGGGGTCGTCTTCGGTGCAAGCTGGCACGATGCCACCGTCACCGGGATTGCCGTGCTGATCATCACCTGTCCCTGCGCGCTTGGGCTCGCGATCCCCACGGTGCAAACGATCGCGTCCGGCGCCATGTTCAAGTCGGGCGTGCTGCTCAATTCCGGTGACGCGATCGAACGATTGGCGGCGGCGGATCATGTCATCTTCGACAAGACGGGCACGTTGACGCAGCCCGATCTGGTGATGGTCAGCGCCGACAGCATTCCTGGCGCGATCCTCGGGTTGGCCGGGCGGCTTGCGCTGTCGAGCCATCATCCGGTTGCCGCAGCTGTCGCGCGGACCACCGGCGCGAAATCGCCAATTGTCGCCGCGGTCGAGGAGCCGGGGCAGGGCGTTCGCGCCACGCATGATGGTATGGAAATTCGCCTGGGTCGGCCATCATTCTGCGGTGCCGAGCTTCTGGCGACCAGGCGCGGCGATCTTGATCCTGAAGCCTCGGTCGTTGCCTTCAGCAACGGTGCTCAGAAATACATCCTCTCGGTGCGCCAAGCCCTGCGCCCGGACGCGAAGCCCGTCGTCTCGGCGCTTCAGTCGCGTGGGATGGGTGTCGAGATTCTGTCGGGTGACCACGAGACGGCCGTGCAGGCGACGGCTCTTGCACTCGGCATCCCGGAATGGCGCGCCGGCGTGACACCTGCCGACAAAATCGCACGGGTCGAGGAGTTGAAGGGACGGGGTATGAAGGTTCTGATGGTCGGGGATGGCATGAACGATGCGCCGTCCCTGGCGGCGGCTCATGTCTCCGTGTCGCCGATCTCCGCCGCCCATCTGAGCCAGGCGACCGCCGATCTGGTCTTTCTCGGCAAATCGCTGGCGCCGGTTTTCGCCGCGATCGATCTGTCGCGCAAGGCGCTGCATTTGATGCGGCAGAATCTCTGGCTCGCGATTGGGTACAATTTCCTCGCGGTGCCGATTGCAATCAGCGGTGCCGTGACGCCGCTGATTGCAGCAGCGGCGATGAGCGGATCGTCCATCCTGGTCACGCTGAACGCGCTCCGCGCCCGCTCTGCCTCGCGAAGGATTACGTGA
- the hemN gene encoding oxygen-independent coproporphyrinogen III oxidase, producing MRPDLAQSYGQDSLPRYTSYPTTPHFSSDIGEADYRQWLGSLPAHESISIYLHVPFCRSMCWYCGCHTSVTRRDDPIAIYAAGLRTEAHLVAETIGKRLPISHVHFGGGTPTIMTSETFADLVGTLRYSYFVVPGAEIAVEIDPRTLTEPMAEALSHGGVTRASLGVQSFDPMVQRAINRVQSFAQTGASVDLLRRAGIGQINFDLLYGLPHQMVSSCLDTVAKCIELRPDRFSVFGYAHVPSFKKHQRKIDEAALPDSVARHLQSETIAEALVEAGYVRVGFDHFALPDDSLAAAKRDGRLRRNFQGYTDDCAETLIGLGASAIGRMPQGSVQNAIGTRDYLKQIAEGQLATVKGYEFTEDDRFRADLIERLMCDMAVDLSKVARAHGRDPRTAVVDEPRLAKLLSDGAVTMDGDRLRIHDGAEFLVRSVASAFDAHLAGSKATHSRAV from the coding sequence ATGCGACCCGATTTGGCGCAATCGTACGGTCAGGACAGCCTGCCCCGTTATACTAGCTATCCCACGACACCCCACTTTTCATCAGATATCGGCGAAGCCGATTACCGGCAATGGCTCGGATCGTTACCGGCTCACGAATCCATTTCGATCTATCTGCACGTTCCGTTCTGTCGATCCATGTGCTGGTACTGCGGCTGTCATACGTCCGTGACCAGGCGCGACGATCCGATTGCGATCTATGCCGCGGGCCTCCGGACTGAAGCCCACCTAGTCGCCGAGACGATCGGCAAACGGCTTCCGATCTCCCATGTCCACTTCGGCGGCGGAACGCCGACGATCATGACGTCCGAGACTTTCGCAGATCTCGTGGGCACGCTTCGCTACTCATACTTTGTGGTGCCCGGCGCGGAGATTGCCGTCGAGATCGACCCCCGCACGCTGACGGAACCGATGGCAGAAGCCTTGAGCCATGGCGGTGTCACCCGCGCGAGCCTTGGCGTTCAGAGCTTCGATCCCATGGTCCAGCGAGCCATCAATCGAGTGCAGAGTTTTGCGCAGACAGGTGCGAGCGTCGATTTGTTGCGTAGGGCCGGCATCGGTCAGATCAATTTCGACTTGCTCTATGGCCTCCCGCATCAGATGGTTAGTTCGTGCCTCGACACCGTTGCCAAGTGTATCGAGCTCCGTCCCGATCGTTTTTCGGTATTCGGCTATGCGCACGTTCCGTCGTTCAAGAAGCATCAGCGCAAAATCGATGAGGCCGCCCTTCCCGATAGCGTCGCGCGACATCTCCAGTCAGAAACAATTGCCGAAGCGCTCGTCGAGGCCGGCTATGTTCGTGTCGGCTTCGACCACTTCGCGCTTCCGGATGACAGTCTTGCCGCGGCGAAGCGGGACGGCCGGCTACGCCGAAACTTCCAAGGCTATACCGACGATTGCGCCGAAACATTGATCGGTCTCGGCGCCAGCGCCATCGGTCGGATGCCGCAGGGTTCCGTCCAGAACGCCATCGGGACGCGCGACTATCTCAAGCAAATCGCGGAAGGCCAACTCGCTACCGTCAAGGGCTATGAGTTCACGGAGGACGACCGGTTCCGGGCCGACCTCATCGAGCGGTTGATGTGCGATATGGCCGTCGACCTGTCCAAAGTAGCCCGAGCTCATGGCCGCGACCCGCGGACGGCGGTCGTCGACGAACCACGGCTCGCGAAATTGCTCTCGGATGGCGCCGTGACCATGGACGGCGACCGGCTCCGCATCCACGATGGCGCAGAGTTTCTGGTCCGAAGTGTCGCCTCCGCATTCGACGCCCATCTGGCAGGGTCCAAGGCGACTCATAGCCGCGCAGTCTGA
- a CDS encoding heavy metal-associated domain-containing protein gives MQAAIDFYHYLRGQAGPRPTRPRGGGINCTGCMGKIERKLSSISDVTSARVNLR, from the coding sequence ATGCAGGCGGCCATCGACTTTTATCACTACCTGAGAGGACAGGCGGGGCCGCGTCCAACTCGACCGCGCGGTGGAGGCATCAATTGCACGGGCTGCATGGGGAAGATCGAGCGCAAGCTGTCGAGCATTTCGGATGTGACCTCGGCACGCGTGAACCTCCGATAA
- a CDS encoding MarR family transcriptional regulator, translating to MAVTYLGRGKGVPVNLVSRLMHVDPSFVTTHSKLLEKNGLLRHKSSANDARNVQMLTAETRKHLARLAPRQAAQDELAFDECGIDRSSEFIAKAATVRHRLERARSGIKKTKRTTVRNGAR from the coding sequence ATGGCGGTGACCTATTTGGGCAGAGGAAAGGGTGTACCGGTCAATCTGGTGTCACGATTGATGCACGTCGACCCTTCCTTCGTGACAACCCACTCAAAGCTGCTAGAAAAAAACGGTCTTCTGCGGCATAAGTCCTCCGCAAACGATGCGCGCAACGTGCAGATGCTGACGGCCGAAACGCGCAAGCATCTCGCGCGTTTGGCGCCACGACAGGCAGCGCAGGATGAGCTCGCTTTTGATGAATGCGGCATTGACCGATCAAGCGAGTTCATTGCCAAGGCTGCTACAGTGAGGCATCGCCTGGAAAGGGCCCGCTCTGGCATTAAGAAGACCAAACGCACGACTGTCAGAAATGGAGCTCGCTAA
- a CDS encoding sulfotransferase, whose translation MSGRFRRSPAVCFLLGLPRSGTTLLAHLLQHHPDIVAPPEPWLMLALEAFGRVDQRHPAGSSLIEAATSEFLGRIDRTIVSRAFADAAYDQYLAEAGKRIIIDKTPRYWTALEFLESVYPEAPHILLMRNPYAIAASLKSTWGIPLRAETSHPISVSSLADLMLRLPDVIISSLADLVLGLPKLAAHRARPQTQLVQYELLVAHPDEEIRRLLTGLGCDPAAVASAGMRQADYLRSSSFGDRKILERNAVDESSVKTWQSHLSVEEMQTVTDLVGAELLLELGYEQELLHAQQAGVLDRGGEVTELYRQMFRTWWDLRSTKTGALSGPSHAGEPVHTAWDVSEKVRAACDISKVRQANGPSDADVEQNLRPATSMAAPLQQALLALEADRAAGLDAIRKRDAAIEMLRGEVARLEQILNTI comes from the coding sequence ATGAGCGGACGTTTTCGCCGTTCGCCTGCGGTGTGCTTTCTTCTCGGTCTTCCACGATCCGGGACGACACTCCTGGCGCATTTGCTCCAGCACCATCCAGACATTGTGGCTCCGCCTGAACCCTGGTTGATGCTGGCGCTTGAAGCCTTTGGCAGGGTGGACCAGCGTCATCCGGCGGGCAGCTCACTGATTGAGGCCGCGACCTCGGAATTCCTGGGGCGTATAGATCGCACGATCGTCAGCCGCGCTTTTGCCGATGCAGCATACGATCAGTATCTGGCAGAAGCGGGCAAGCGCATCATCATAGACAAGACACCACGTTACTGGACGGCGCTTGAGTTTCTTGAATCTGTCTATCCAGAAGCGCCACACATCCTTTTGATGCGAAATCCCTATGCCATTGCCGCTTCACTGAAATCGACGTGGGGCATCCCACTGCGGGCAGAAACCTCGCATCCGATCAGCGTCTCCAGTCTCGCCGATCTCATGCTTCGTCTGCCCGACGTCATCATATCTTCACTCGCCGATTTGGTTCTGGGTCTTCCCAAGCTCGCCGCACACCGCGCTCGCCCGCAGACACAGCTTGTGCAATATGAACTGCTCGTGGCGCATCCGGACGAGGAAATCCGGCGTCTGTTGACGGGGCTCGGCTGTGATCCGGCGGCCGTCGCATCGGCGGGGATGAGACAAGCAGATTATCTTCGATCCAGCAGCTTCGGAGACCGAAAAATCCTGGAACGAAACGCCGTCGACGAAAGCTCTGTCAAAACATGGCAATCTCACTTGAGCGTCGAAGAGATGCAAACCGTGACCGATCTGGTTGGCGCCGAGCTTTTGCTAGAACTCGGATATGAGCAAGAACTGCTGCATGCGCAGCAAGCCGGAGTCCTCGATAGGGGAGGTGAGGTAACCGAACTTTATCGTCAGATGTTCCGAACCTGGTGGGATTTGCGGAGTACCAAGACGGGAGCATTATCCGGCCCGTCTCACGCTGGAGAGCCGGTCCACACTGCTTGGGACGTTTCGGAGAAAGTTCGGGCGGCCTGCGACATCTCCAAGGTGCGACAGGCGAACGGTCCATCGGACGCTGACGTCGAGCAGAATTTGCGCCCGGCCACGTCGATGGCTGCCCCGTTGCAACAGGCGCTGTTGGCGTTAGAAGCTGATCGAGCTGCGGGGCTGGATGCCATTCGCAAGCGCGACGCGGCTATTGAGATGTTACGAGGCGAGGTCGCGCGGCTTGAGCAGATCCTCAATACGATCTGA
- the cysD gene encoding sulfate adenylyltransferase subunit CysD, which yields MGWCRRTAKTRDPASKRRYMLPKHLRHLEAESIEIMRDVVAEFKRPVMLYSIGKDSSVMLHIAIKAFYPTKLPFPLLHVDTTWKFREMISFRDAAARRLGLDLIVHVNEEGIARGINPIDSGSALHTQVMKTDALKQALDLHGFDAAFGGARRDEEKSRAKERILSFRSAGHVWDPRNQRPELWSLFNTRIRQGETMRVFAMSNWTELDVWEYIMLEKIPVVPLYFAKQRPIVRRNGASIMIDDQRLPLNCGERPEMRMIRFRTLGCYPLSGAIESDATTIEDIVAEMQTATVSERQGRLIDTDEAASMEKKKREGYF from the coding sequence GTGGGCTGGTGCCGTAGAACGGCGAAGACCAGAGATCCTGCATCGAAAAGAAGATATATGCTGCCGAAACATCTGCGCCATCTCGAAGCTGAATCGATTGAAATCATGCGTGATGTGGTCGCCGAGTTCAAAAGGCCGGTCATGCTTTACTCGATCGGAAAAGACTCAAGCGTCATGCTGCATATTGCGATCAAGGCATTCTATCCGACAAAATTGCCTTTCCCCCTACTTCACGTCGACACGACTTGGAAGTTCCGCGAGATGATCAGCTTCCGGGACGCCGCAGCCAGGCGGCTGGGCCTCGACCTGATCGTCCATGTCAACGAGGAGGGAATCGCGCGCGGGATCAATCCGATCGATTCCGGCTCCGCGCTACACACCCAGGTGATGAAGACTGATGCGCTGAAACAGGCGCTCGACCTTCACGGATTTGATGCCGCCTTCGGCGGAGCCCGGCGCGATGAGGAAAAGAGTCGCGCAAAAGAACGGATACTCTCCTTCCGTTCGGCCGGACACGTATGGGATCCCCGTAACCAGCGGCCGGAGCTCTGGAGCCTGTTCAACACACGGATTCGCCAGGGCGAAACCATGCGGGTGTTTGCGATGTCAAACTGGACCGAGCTCGATGTGTGGGAATACATCATGCTCGAGAAGATTCCGGTCGTTCCGCTCTACTTCGCAAAACAAAGACCGATAGTGCGTCGAAATGGTGCGTCTATCATGATCGACGACCAGCGATTGCCCCTTAACTGCGGCGAGAGGCCGGAAATGCGGATGATCCGCTTTCGCACGCTTGGATGTTATCCGTTGAGCGGGGCTATTGAATCCGATGCGACGACCATCGAAGACATCGTCGCGGAAATGCAGACTGCGACTGTGTCGGAGCGCCAGGGACGCCTAATTGATACCGATGAAGCCGCTTCAATGGAGAAGAAGAAGCGAGAAGGCTACTTTTGA